From Curtobacterium sp. MCBA15_012:
CTCGCCGCCGTCGGGTCGCTGGCCCTCGTCGCCGCGGCCGAGGCGTTCGACCCCGAGCTCGGTGTGCCCTTCGGTGCGTACGCCCGCACCCGGATCGCGGGCGCCCTCGCCGACGACATGCGTTCCGCCGACTGGGCGTCGCGCGGCACCCGGAAGCGGATCCGCGAGACCCTCGCCACGCAGGAGGCGCTGTCCGCCCGACTCGGCCGGAGCGTCGGCGTGCAGGAGATCGCCGACGCGATGGGTGTCGACCGGCAGACCGCGGCCGGCGCCATGAGCGACGCCGCCCGCACGGTCGGTCCGATCGACGAGACGGTGCACGACACCCTCGCCGCCGACCAGCCGCTGCCGGGCGAGGACCTGCTCGCGGCCGAGAAGCGCCGCTACCTCCGGGCCGCGGTCGCCGCGCTGCCCGAGCGGATGCGGTACGTGGTCGAGAACGTGTACTTCGGCGACCGCACGGTGACCGAGGTCGCCGCCGAGCTCGGCATCACGCACTCGGCCGTGTCGCAGCAGCGCTCCGAGGCGATGCGGCTGCTCCGCGACGGGCTCGCCGAGCACTACGGCGACGGGACCGCGGTCGAGCCGGCCTCGCGGACGACGGCGGCGCGACGGAGCGCGTACCTGGCGCGGGTCGCGGCGAACGCGAGTGCCGGGGTCGCGCGTGCGGTGCACGAGGTCGCGGTGCCGACGGCCGTGGCGGCGGGCTAGGCCTGCGGCTCGCACCGCTCGAGTCTCGCTCCGGCTCGCGCCGCTCAAGACTTCTCGACGAGGAAATCTCGTCGGGCGCTAACGACCTCGGCGCACCTGCCGAGAGTCACCCGTGTCAGCCCATGGACGGGCAGACACCACCACCCAAGGATTCACGGAGGAAACCACCATGGGTTTGTCCATCAACACCAACCTCTCGGCACTCAACACGTACCGGAACCTGAACTCGACGCAGAACGACCTGTCGAAGTCCCTCGAGAAGCTCTCGACGGGTCTCCGCATCAACCGCGCTGCCGACGACGCTTCCGGTCTGACGATCTCCGAGGGACTCAAGTCGCAGGTCGGTGGCCTCACGGTCGCCGCCCGCAACGCACAGGACGGCATCTCCGTCGTGCAGACCGCTGAAGGTGGGCTCACCGAGACCCACTCGATCCTCCAGCGCATGCGTGACCTGGCCGTCCAGGCGGGCAACGACTCGAACAACGGCACGTCGCGAGACGCCATCAAGACCGAGGTCGGGCAGCTCCAGCAGGAACTGACCCGTATCTCCTCGTCGACCAACTTCAACGGGATCAACCTGCTCGACGGCAGCAACAACTCGCTGAAGTTCCAGGTCGGCGCGAACGGTGACAAGGGAAGCCAGATCTCGGTCGACCTCTCCGGTGCGAACGTGGCGGCGATCGCGACGAAGCTGACCACCGGATCGGTGCAGAACGCTGGCACGTCCTTCGACGCAGCCCTGGCGACCCTCGGCACGACGGCATCGTTCACGCTCAACCAGACGAACGCCGATGGCTCGACCACCGCGAAGACGGTCACCACGGGGACCCTCTCGTCTGCCAGCGGCACCACCGCCGGCTGGGACAGCGTCCAGGAGTACGCGGACGCACTGTCGAAGGACGCGAACTTCTCGGCCAACTTCAGCGTCTCGGTCGTCAAGGACGACAACGGTGCGGGCAAGGGCATCGTCGTCTCGTCGCTCAGCGGTGGGACGGTCAGCGGCACCACCACGAGTGCTGGTCTGACCAACGGCACCGCCAGCGCGACGTCGCAGGTGGGTGTGCAGTTCGACACCGCCCAGCACGCGCAGGACGCGATCAAGCTGATCGACACGCAGATCGCTGCCGTGTCGGCTGCTCGTTCGAACCTCGGTGCGATCCAGAACCGCTTCGACCACGCCATCAACGTGACGAACGTGGCCAAGGAGAACCTC
This genomic window contains:
- a CDS encoding sigma-70 family RNA polymerase sigma factor, which translates into the protein MDRNARNAMIVEHLPLVGYIVADVRSRATHLDRDDLAAVGSLALVAAAEAFDPELGVPFGAYARTRIAGALADDMRSADWASRGTRKRIRETLATQEALSARLGRSVGVQEIADAMGVDRQTAAGAMSDAARTVGPIDETVHDTLAADQPLPGEDLLAAEKRRYLRAAVAALPERMRYVVENVYFGDRTVTEVAAELGITHSAVSQQRSEAMRLLRDGLAEHYGDGTAVEPASRTTAARRSAYLARVAANASAGVARAVHEVAVPTAVAAG
- a CDS encoding flagellin; the protein is MGLSINTNLSALNTYRNLNSTQNDLSKSLEKLSTGLRINRAADDASGLTISEGLKSQVGGLTVAARNAQDGISVVQTAEGGLTETHSILQRMRDLAVQAGNDSNNGTSRDAIKTEVGQLQQELTRISSSTNFNGINLLDGSNNSLKFQVGANGDKGSQISVDLSGANVAAIATKLTTGSVQNAGTSFDAALATLGTTASFTLNQTNADGSTTAKTVTTGTLSSASGTTAGWDSVQEYADALSKDANFSANFSVSVVKDDNGAGKGIVVSSLSGGTVSGTTTSAGLTNGTASATSQVGVQFDTAQHAQDAIKLIDTQIAAVSAARSNLGAIQNRFDHAINVTNVAKENLTAAQSRITDVDMAQEMVKYTRDNILSQAGTSMLAQANQSTQGVLSLLR